The following coding sequences are from one Gimesia chilikensis window:
- a CDS encoding response regulator → MSFIPATHTTETLTKRFSDPVINSVIDVFKYFVGTTAELETIIDVSDAPRHLLSSAIEVNGPGKGIVVVNVPRDLVSRAVALLIDETLAEDEHVLTDFACELSNMIAGQAKKAVDHMGFQLGHPTLIETEQIDTLYPPEAGSKCGIFQTGIGEIAVYFGFVGQLGEILDQEGPEVEKKRLLVVDPDELSCALFKGLLHERYQVQTASTVEEAFMDAALNEPDLILLEIDADHGHQAEAVRQIKESPLMENVEILVVTSNRSTTAIIQAFNHGAADYILKTDFTKQILIGKIERALGRTPVVKEVMATTK, encoded by the coding sequence ATGTCTTTCATTCCTGCCACCCATACAACAGAGACCTTGACCAAGCGGTTTTCTGATCCAGTCATTAATTCGGTCATTGATGTCTTTAAATATTTTGTCGGTACCACTGCCGAGTTGGAAACGATTATCGATGTCAGCGATGCCCCCCGCCACCTGTTGAGCTCTGCGATTGAGGTGAATGGTCCAGGAAAAGGCATCGTTGTCGTCAACGTCCCAAGGGATCTCGTTTCTCGCGCTGTCGCGTTGTTAATCGATGAAACCCTGGCTGAGGATGAGCATGTTCTCACCGACTTTGCCTGCGAATTATCGAATATGATTGCCGGTCAGGCTAAGAAAGCAGTCGATCATATGGGCTTCCAACTGGGACATCCGACTCTGATCGAAACGGAGCAGATCGATACTCTTTATCCCCCGGAAGCCGGTTCCAAGTGCGGTATATTTCAAACCGGAATCGGTGAGATTGCCGTCTATTTTGGTTTCGTGGGACAGCTGGGGGAAATTCTGGATCAGGAAGGTCCGGAAGTGGAAAAGAAACGGCTGCTGGTTGTCGATCCCGATGAGCTGAGCTGTGCCCTGTTCAAAGGGCTGTTGCATGAGCGTTACCAGGTTCAGACGGCTTCGACAGTAGAAGAAGCATTTATGGATGCTGCTTTGAATGAACCGGATCTGATTCTCCTTGAAATTGATGCGGACCATGGTCACCAGGCGGAGGCTGTTCGCCAGATCAAAGAGTCTCCACTCATGGAAAATGTAGAGATTCTGGTGGTTACCTCCAATCGTTCCACAACTGCCATTATTCAGGCATTTAACCATGGTGCCGCCGATTATATTCTGAAGACGGACTTCACAAAGCAGATTCTGATTGGCAAAATAGAACGCGCTCTGGGAAGAACACCGGTTGTCAAAGAGGTCATGGCGACTACAAAATAA
- a CDS encoding deoxyhypusine synthase family protein: MSGDREFHDGRGDGLKPLKSLDLSSVNSFGELLQAMSATAFSGRRLGDAYDILLDMAQDSECKVVLTLSGAMTVAKQGSIICDMIDRGLVHAVVATGALIAHGLTESIGLVHYQYNPTDSDETLYKKGYNRIYDTLEMESNLNNVEKLVRSVLRESQPEDGVWSSARLCRALGQRLSEINDGRGILRSAYEQNVPVFIPAFTDSEIGLDVSTWAMSELIAKSGKPLEELEQEEILTALPSFNPFLDLQEYARLMRDAVTFGIFTIGGGVPRNWAQQVAPYYEIANYRLGTEWKEPRFRYGIRICPEPVHWGGLSGCTYSEGVSWGKFLSPQDGGRFAEVYSDATVVLPLLMKAVFEKLDSAS, encoded by the coding sequence ATGAGTGGAGATCGAGAGTTCCACGACGGTCGAGGAGACGGCTTAAAACCACTGAAAAGCCTGGACTTGTCGAGTGTCAATTCGTTTGGCGAACTGTTGCAGGCCATGTCTGCAACCGCGTTCTCAGGCAGACGCCTGGGAGATGCCTACGACATTCTGCTGGATATGGCACAAGACTCTGAATGCAAAGTTGTCCTCACTCTCTCCGGCGCCATGACCGTCGCCAAACAGGGCAGCATCATCTGTGACATGATTGACCGTGGCCTCGTGCATGCCGTCGTCGCTACTGGTGCCCTGATTGCCCACGGTCTCACCGAATCGATTGGCCTGGTCCACTACCAGTACAATCCTACTGATTCCGACGAAACACTCTACAAAAAAGGCTACAACCGGATTTACGACACCCTCGAAATGGAGTCGAATCTGAACAACGTCGAAAAGCTGGTCCGCTCGGTCCTGCGGGAATCCCAGCCCGAAGATGGCGTCTGGTCTTCGGCCCGTCTCTGCCGGGCACTCGGTCAGCGACTCTCCGAAATCAACGATGGACGCGGCATCCTCCGCAGTGCTTATGAGCAAAATGTGCCCGTCTTCATCCCCGCTTTCACTGACAGTGAAATCGGCCTCGACGTCTCCACCTGGGCCATGTCCGAACTGATTGCCAAATCAGGCAAGCCTCTGGAAGAGCTCGAACAGGAAGAAATTCTAACCGCGCTCCCCAGCTTCAACCCGTTTCTTGACCTGCAGGAATATGCCCGCCTGATGCGGGATGCGGTCACCTTCGGCATCTTCACCATCGGTGGGGGAGTTCCCCGTAACTGGGCACAGCAGGTTGCCCCGTATTACGAAATTGCCAACTACCGCCTGGGCACAGAGTGGAAAGAGCCCCGCTTCCGCTATGGCATTCGTATCTGCCCCGAACCGGTTCACTGGGGAGGTCTCTCTGGATGCACTTATTCTGAAGGAGTCAGCTGGGGCAAATTCCTTTCACCCCAGGATGGCGGTCGGTTCGCGGAAGTCTATTCTGATGCCACCGTCGTACTCCCACTGCTGATGAAAGCCGTATTCGAAAAACTGGACTCCGCTTCATAA
- a CDS encoding alpha/beta hydrolase family protein: protein MIPSISIFRTFFALLFVACFLPAGFAGEASSKTPQNWSGKQDTWHGFQRVHFPTEGRKSYVVIPEKAAPGNPWVWRARFPDFHYEMDVELLKQGFHIAYLDVSDLFGSPQAIEYGNKFYKRLTQQHGLQSKVALEGVSRGGLFIYNWALANPDKVSCIYADTPVCDFKSWPGGKGKSEGSLARWNACLKSYGLTEQEALDWPNNPVDRITTIAEAEIPVLHIISENDQVVPPDENTLLMFSRVPEKYRKNNFQIISVKEGTEKSKGHHFTHPEPDRVVKFIRQHTLQSGNRVNSSSTNE, encoded by the coding sequence ATGATTCCCTCCATTTCAATTTTTCGCACTTTTTTCGCCTTGCTGTTCGTGGCCTGTTTTCTGCCTGCTGGATTTGCAGGAGAAGCCTCCTCAAAAACGCCTCAAAACTGGTCAGGCAAACAGGATACGTGGCATGGGTTCCAGCGGGTTCATTTCCCGACCGAAGGGCGAAAATCTTACGTCGTCATTCCGGAGAAGGCCGCCCCCGGCAACCCCTGGGTCTGGCGCGCCCGCTTCCCTGACTTCCATTATGAAATGGATGTGGAACTCCTGAAACAGGGTTTCCATATCGCATACCTGGATGTGTCGGATCTATTTGGTTCCCCCCAGGCCATCGAATACGGAAATAAATTTTACAAGCGACTGACACAGCAGCACGGACTGCAGTCCAAAGTCGCTTTAGAAGGAGTGAGCCGCGGGGGACTCTTCATTTACAACTGGGCCCTGGCCAATCCAGACAAAGTGAGCTGTATCTATGCTGACACTCCTGTCTGCGATTTTAAAAGCTGGCCCGGTGGAAAAGGGAAGAGCGAAGGCTCGCTGGCCCGCTGGAACGCCTGCCTCAAGTCCTATGGTCTGACAGAACAGGAAGCACTGGACTGGCCCAATAACCCGGTAGACCGCATCACAACGATTGCTGAAGCAGAGATCCCGGTGCTACACATCATTTCGGAAAATGATCAGGTTGTTCCACCCGATGAGAACACACTGCTCATGTTCAGCCGGGTTCCGGAAAAATACCGTAAAAATAACTTTCAGATCATCTCCGTCAAAGAGGGGACGGAAAAATCAAAGGGGCACCACTTCACGCATCCCGAGCCGGATCGGGTCGTCAAATTCATTCGTCAGCACACGCTCCAATCTGGTAACAGGGTCAACTCTTCCTCCACCAACGAGTAA
- a CDS encoding DUF1501 domain-containing protein — MSQFINQNSASSRRHFLAQSAFGVSSLALASLLNDEQLLAAPEKPALEEKTYDLLPKQTSHPARAKSMISIFCGGGPSHLDLFDRKPTLDKYAGKRFPGDGIKYDNAGQATSIIMPSPNTFEKCGESGMEINTALLPHLGEIVDDITLIRSMQLPNIRNHVAGMRAMTTGRGREGWPSLGSWITYGLGAETQNLPAFVAITIPRNPVGSPYWDSRHLPSIYQGTVVSKSEPRIANLNPIRELRGKPQSNQLDLLKELNQIHHQRHPGEDDLAARIASYELAARMQTAATEALDLTKETEATHQMYGADDPVTKEFADACMLARRFVERGVRFVQIWNYAWDMHENIFAALESRCKTCDKPCAALVTDLKNRGLLDSTMVQWGGEMGRLPVIQDRGKGKKPGRDHNTEGFSIWMAGGGIKEGHIHGATDDFGHRAVQDVVTQHDFHATLLHQFGLNYEGLNFEHNAQSVALVEPGQGKVASGILK, encoded by the coding sequence GTGTCTCAATTTATCAATCAAAACTCCGCCAGTTCTCGCCGTCACTTTCTGGCCCAGAGTGCCTTTGGCGTCTCCTCACTGGCTCTGGCCTCGCTGTTAAACGACGAACAGCTGCTGGCCGCCCCGGAAAAGCCGGCTCTGGAAGAGAAAACGTACGATCTGCTGCCAAAGCAGACCAGCCATCCGGCCCGCGCCAAATCGATGATCTCAATTTTCTGCGGTGGTGGACCGAGTCACCTGGATCTGTTCGACCGTAAGCCAACACTCGACAAGTATGCGGGCAAGCGTTTTCCCGGCGACGGGATCAAATACGATAACGCCGGCCAGGCGACTTCGATCATCATGCCCTCTCCCAACACATTCGAGAAGTGTGGTGAATCGGGGATGGAGATCAACACCGCCCTGCTGCCCCACCTGGGTGAGATTGTTGACGATATTACGCTGATACGCTCAATGCAGCTGCCCAATATCCGCAATCACGTGGCTGGCATGCGGGCCATGACCACCGGTCGAGGGCGAGAAGGCTGGCCTTCCCTGGGGAGCTGGATCACTTATGGTCTGGGAGCCGAGACACAGAATCTGCCGGCATTTGTAGCGATTACGATTCCCCGTAACCCGGTCGGATCACCATACTGGGACAGCCGCCATTTGCCTTCGATTTACCAGGGGACGGTTGTCAGCAAGTCAGAGCCGCGAATTGCGAATCTGAATCCGATCCGGGAACTGCGTGGCAAGCCCCAGTCGAATCAGCTGGACCTGCTGAAAGAGTTGAACCAGATCCATCACCAGCGTCATCCCGGCGAAGACGATCTGGCAGCACGCATTGCCAGCTATGAACTGGCGGCCCGGATGCAGACCGCAGCGACCGAGGCACTCGATCTGACTAAAGAGACCGAAGCCACCCATCAGATGTACGGAGCCGATGATCCAGTGACCAAAGAATTCGCGGATGCCTGTATGCTGGCTCGTCGATTTGTGGAACGTGGCGTCCGTTTCGTGCAGATCTGGAATTACGCCTGGGACATGCACGAGAATATCTTCGCTGCACTTGAATCGCGTTGTAAAACCTGTGATAAACCGTGTGCAGCCCTGGTAACCGATTTGAAGAATCGGGGACTGCTGGATTCCACGATGGTCCAGTGGGGCGGTGAAATGGGACGTCTGCCTGTGATTCAGGATCGCGGTAAAGGCAAGAAACCGGGGCGTGACCATAACACGGAAGGCTTCAGTATCTGGATGGCCGGTGGTGGCATCAAAGAGGGGCACATTCATGGAGCGACAGATGACTTCGGTCACCGGGCGGTTCAAGATGTGGTGACCCAGCATGACTTCCATGCGACGCTGCTGCATCAGTTCGGTCTGAACTATGAAGGCCTGAATTTCGAACATAACGCCCAGTCAGTTGCACTGGTCGAACCCGGTCAGGGAAAGGTGGCGTCTGGCATCCTCAAGTAA
- a CDS encoding M14-type cytosolic carboxypeptidase codes for MQTAGYRLNSLILSLLLLAVPVEAGELVVSADFPGGSAEVLKVDQRTRSITVRPAGDPQFGWPCWWYFKVSGIKPGETLTVSVDASSLKQANGSKLSANWALPERAAFSLDGKAWKQTGSGTREKDHCRWTQQVDAEQAWFAWGPPFVPSDAQALVDRLSRKHEDVTAFELCKTRAGRSVPALVVSPDGKHSDDRMVIWVQARQHAWESGGSWVGCGFIEWAVSDDPLAVALREKVDIYYVPIIDIDNVATGNGGKNQVPHDHNRDWSEMPRWNAVQAAMKALRQFDKQNRLVMFVDLHNPGASSKQPFFYIAPPELNTQRRKALQDAFIAVCREEMQEPLKLDRSTPSTGPKYDKRWKEISSNWVRSATREHVVGITLETCWNTPHSHPQGYMTVGQQLGRGIARYLKQDPRQSPALD; via the coding sequence ATGCAAACAGCTGGTTATCGTCTAAATAGTCTGATTCTGTCACTGTTATTACTGGCTGTCCCAGTAGAGGCTGGTGAGCTGGTTGTTTCAGCTGACTTCCCGGGAGGCTCGGCTGAGGTTCTGAAAGTCGATCAGCGTACGCGTTCGATTACGGTGCGTCCTGCCGGAGATCCACAGTTTGGCTGGCCCTGCTGGTGGTATTTCAAAGTCTCCGGCATTAAACCGGGAGAAACGCTGACTGTTTCGGTCGACGCGAGTTCTCTCAAACAGGCAAACGGCTCGAAGCTGTCTGCCAACTGGGCCCTGCCTGAGCGGGCTGCATTTAGTCTCGATGGAAAGGCCTGGAAACAGACTGGTTCTGGAACCAGGGAGAAGGACCACTGTCGCTGGACACAACAGGTGGATGCCGAACAAGCCTGGTTTGCCTGGGGGCCTCCATTTGTGCCCTCGGATGCCCAGGCACTGGTTGATCGCCTGAGCCGGAAACATGAAGACGTGACGGCATTTGAATTATGCAAAACCCGCGCTGGGCGCAGTGTACCTGCACTGGTGGTGAGCCCCGATGGGAAACATTCCGACGATCGCATGGTGATCTGGGTTCAGGCTCGTCAGCATGCCTGGGAATCAGGGGGCAGCTGGGTTGGGTGTGGCTTCATTGAATGGGCTGTGAGCGATGATCCTCTGGCGGTGGCTTTGCGGGAAAAGGTTGATATCTATTACGTTCCAATCATAGATATCGACAATGTGGCGACCGGGAATGGCGGCAAGAATCAGGTCCCCCACGATCATAACCGGGACTGGTCTGAGATGCCCCGCTGGAACGCAGTGCAGGCAGCCATGAAGGCTCTGAGACAGTTCGACAAGCAGAACCGACTGGTGATGTTTGTCGATCTACATAACCCTGGTGCCAGTTCGAAGCAGCCGTTTTTTTATATTGCGCCTCCCGAATTGAATACTCAGCGAAGAAAAGCACTGCAAGACGCTTTTATTGCAGTCTGTCGCGAGGAGATGCAAGAGCCTCTGAAGCTCGATCGAAGTACACCCTCGACGGGACCAAAGTACGACAAACGCTGGAAAGAGATCTCCAGTAACTGGGTACGAAGTGCCACCCGAGAGCATGTCGTGGGAATTACGCTCGAGACCTGCTGGAATACGCCCCACAGTCACCCGCAGGGTTACATGACTGTGGGACAACAACTGGGTCGGGGTATCGCCCGGTACCTGAAACAGGATCCCCGCCAGTCTCCTGCTCTGGATTGA
- a CDS encoding SDR family oxidoreductase produces the protein MELLSFPGLIAGFFYCLTLIDSERNIMNLEGKVAVITGSAVRIGRAIALTLADAGADICIHYNSSDQAARDTCHEIEQRGRLAMQVSADLSNPVSAAETVFSEVMTELGRADVLINSASVFENKQLKEATEADWDSQLDINLKAPFFLSQKFAEHLPSDRSGHIINIVDWRANRAGIGHLPYRISKAGLVTLTECLALELAPGIQVNAIAPGAILPPPGEDRSYLEQRSGGIPLKRVGNPEEICRTVLYLLNSEFVTGEVISVAGGEQLTGGA, from the coding sequence GTGGAACTTCTTTCATTCCCCGGTTTGATCGCCGGGTTTTTTTATTGTCTGACCTTAATTGACAGTGAGCGGAATATCATGAATCTGGAAGGAAAAGTCGCCGTCATCACCGGCTCAGCCGTTCGCATCGGACGGGCAATCGCACTGACATTGGCTGACGCAGGCGCTGATATCTGTATTCATTATAACTCGTCGGATCAAGCCGCGCGGGATACCTGTCACGAGATAGAACAGAGGGGACGGTTGGCGATGCAGGTTTCCGCTGATCTCTCTAATCCTGTCTCGGCAGCGGAAACGGTTTTTTCAGAGGTGATGACAGAACTGGGGCGGGCAGATGTGCTTATTAACAGTGCCTCCGTCTTTGAGAATAAGCAACTGAAGGAAGCGACCGAGGCTGACTGGGACTCCCAGCTGGATATTAATCTGAAAGCCCCCTTCTTTCTGAGTCAGAAATTTGCGGAACACCTGCCCTCTGATCGGTCAGGACACATCATTAATATCGTCGACTGGCGAGCCAATCGGGCCGGGATTGGTCACCTGCCCTACCGGATTTCCAAAGCGGGACTGGTGACGTTAACGGAGTGTCTGGCCCTGGAACTGGCTCCCGGAATTCAGGTCAATGCGATCGCCCCGGGCGCGATACTCCCTCCTCCGGGCGAAGATCGTTCCTATCTGGAGCAACGCTCAGGCGGAATTCCGCTGAAGCGGGTGGGAAATCCAGAGGAGATCTGTCGGACGGTGCTCTATCTGCTGAATTCCGAATTTGTAACTGGTGAAGTCATCTCCGTGGCCGGCGGCGAACAGCTGACAGGTGGAGCCTGA
- a CDS encoding S-adenosylmethionine decarboxylase family protein: MHKGRHLLIDCRNVSRDICLNDQLILEAMARGATRAGATVISQVRYHFGHNSAPGFTAMCLLDESHCSAHCYADLGLIALDVFTCGNTDPNDVLRYIREEVDLGDVSILEMPRFPIPNGQPALQEPAGSHCEADQVVAL; the protein is encoded by the coding sequence TTGCATAAAGGAAGACATCTTCTCATTGATTGTCGTAATGTCTCGCGGGACATTTGTCTAAACGACCAACTGATTCTGGAAGCCATGGCACGTGGAGCTACCCGTGCTGGTGCTACTGTGATCTCACAGGTACGATATCACTTTGGTCATAATTCAGCACCGGGCTTCACCGCGATGTGCCTTCTTGATGAAAGCCACTGCTCAGCCCACTGTTACGCCGACCTGGGCTTAATCGCTCTCGACGTCTTCACCTGCGGCAATACTGATCCGAATGACGTTCTCCGTTACATTCGGGAAGAAGTCGATCTGGGTGACGTCAGCATTCTCGAAATGCCCCGGTTCCCCATTCCAAATGGGCAACCTGCGCTTCAGGAACCAGCCGGTTCCCACTGCGAAGCGGATCAGGTTGTTGCTCTGTAA
- a CDS encoding DUF1559 domain-containing protein: MNFSQNPRHHRRGFTLIELLVVIAIIAILIALLLPAVQQAREAARRSTCKNSLKQIGLALYNYHDTHGTYPPGYIARGVVNSDPSSSETGSGFAWGVMLLPFLDQAPLYNQLNLNLNATVSPNIDLADQVVPIFRCPSDTNQGVFSVTDGSNSYQLSSANYVGVFGYGSLTMTPGNPAQKGILYRNSNVRVRDVIDGTSNTIVAGERSHQHQFVGAASIIEADSTWYAAIPNATRPAGMMSMPSMTEGPASLILGHVGQPAMMSMMAMHHPPNTTNHIANFSSKHEGGAHFLLGDGAVRFLSENMSYEIFQRLGMIADGNPIGEF, encoded by the coding sequence ATGAATTTTTCACAGAATCCTCGCCATCATCGACGTGGCTTCACCCTCATTGAACTGCTGGTGGTCATCGCCATCATCGCGATCCTGATCGCCTTACTCCTGCCTGCTGTCCAGCAGGCCCGGGAAGCGGCTCGTCGCTCCACCTGTAAAAACAGCCTCAAGCAGATCGGCCTGGCGCTCTACAATTACCACGACACGCACGGCACGTATCCTCCCGGCTACATCGCGCGAGGTGTCGTCAACAGTGATCCCTCTTCTTCCGAAACAGGATCCGGTTTTGCCTGGGGCGTCATGTTACTCCCGTTCCTGGACCAGGCTCCGCTGTATAACCAGCTCAACCTGAATCTGAATGCTACCGTTTCTCCCAATATCGATCTGGCTGACCAGGTTGTGCCCATCTTCCGCTGCCCCAGTGACACCAACCAGGGCGTCTTCTCGGTCACCGATGGCTCGAACTCCTACCAGCTGTCCTCTGCGAACTATGTGGGTGTTTTCGGGTATGGCAGCCTGACAATGACTCCAGGCAACCCCGCCCAGAAAGGGATTCTCTACCGCAACAGTAATGTCAGAGTTCGCGATGTCATCGACGGAACTTCGAATACGATTGTCGCCGGGGAACGCTCTCATCAGCATCAGTTTGTGGGTGCGGCCTCAATCATCGAGGCCGATTCCACCTGGTACGCCGCCATCCCGAACGCCACCCGACCGGCAGGGATGATGAGTATGCCATCCATGACCGAAGGCCCGGCATCCCTGATTCTGGGGCATGTCGGTCAACCGGCCATGATGAGTATGATGGCCATGCACCATCCCCCCAACACCACAAACCACATTGCCAACTTCTCCAGTAAGCATGAAGGGGGAGCCCACTTCCTGCTGGGGGACGGTGCGGTCCGTTTCCTGAGTGAGAACATGAGCTACGAGATCTTCCAGCGACTCGGAATGATCGCCGACGGCAACCCCATCGGCGAGTTTTAA